A genome region from Bradyrhizobium sp. WSM1417 includes the following:
- a CDS encoding FliM/FliN family flagellar motor switch protein, with protein sequence MPTLDKVTVDLMVVLGTTTMPIHQVLRLSRGAIIELDATEADEVKVLANNLPVASGVVLVDRNRIAVEVKQMLPRIPGTR encoded by the coding sequence GTGCCGACTCTCGACAAAGTCACCGTGGATCTCATGGTCGTCCTCGGGACGACAACCATGCCGATCCATCAAGTATTACGTCTTTCCCGCGGCGCCATCATCGAGCTAGACGCAACCGAGGCCGACGAGGTCAAGGTTTTGGCTAATAATCTGCCGGTCGCCTCCGGCGTCGTGCTGGTCGACCGCAACCGGATCGCGGTCGAGGTCAAGCAGATGCTGCCACGTATCCCCGGCACGCGGTAG
- the lipB gene encoding lipoyl(octanoyl) transferase LipB, whose translation MVNSPQNPRQELDLTSFSASSGEPVEWRISDAPVPYPEAVAEMEARVAAIAAGEAPELVWLLEHPPLYTSGTSGKATDLLDARFPTFATGRGGQLTYHGPGQRVAYVMLDLKRRRPDVRAYVASLEELILRTLAAFNIRGERREDRVGVWVKRPDKGPEHEDKIAAIGVRLKRWVSFHGIAINVEPELSHFDGIVPCGVADPRYGVTSLVDLGQLGTMADVDVALRQAFEELFGPTRALMPEAAA comes from the coding sequence ATGGTTAATTCACCCCAAAACCCCCGCCAAGAGCTCGATTTGACGTCGTTTTCCGCCTCCTCCGGCGAGCCCGTGGAGTGGCGGATTTCGGACGCGCCCGTGCCCTATCCGGAGGCCGTAGCCGAAATGGAGGCGCGCGTCGCGGCGATTGCGGCGGGTGAAGCTCCGGAGCTGGTCTGGCTGCTGGAGCACCCCCCGCTCTACACGTCCGGCACCTCCGGCAAGGCCACCGACCTGCTCGATGCCCGATTCCCGACCTTTGCCACCGGGCGCGGCGGCCAGCTCACTTATCACGGGCCCGGCCAGCGCGTGGCCTATGTCATGCTCGACCTGAAGCGCCGCCGGCCGGACGTGCGGGCCTATGTCGCGAGCCTGGAGGAGCTGATTCTGCGGACACTCGCCGCCTTCAACATCCGCGGCGAGCGGCGCGAGGACCGGGTCGGCGTCTGGGTCAAGCGGCCCGACAAGGGACCCGAGCACGAGGACAAGATCGCGGCGATCGGCGTCCGGCTGAAGCGCTGGGTGTCGTTCCACGGCATCGCCATCAATGTCGAGCCGGAGCTGTCGCATTTCGACGGCATCGTGCCCTGCGGCGTCGCCGATCCCCGCTACGGCGTCACCTCGCTGGTCGATCTCGGCCAGCTCGGGACGATGGCCGATGTCGACGTCGCGCTTCGGCAAGCCTTTGAGGAGCTGTTCGGGCCGACCCGGGCGCTGATGCCGGAAGCAGCGGCCTAA
- a CDS encoding DNA helicase: MRLSAPIYHLKRRAKRLSREEGVPLHDALDRIAATEGFSAWSMLARIAAAATPANRLFPQFQPGDLVLVGARPGQGKTLMSLELAVEAMRSGHRAAFFSLEYTEKDVFDRFRAIGVDLAQFEKLFEVDCSDAISADYVVKQMAAAPRGTVVVIDYLQLLDQRRENPDLTLQVRALKSFARDKGLIVVFISQIDRSYDPSLKPCPDLDDVRLPNPLDLKLFDKNCFLNKDEVQFRIAS; encoded by the coding sequence ATGAGACTGTCTGCACCCATCTATCATCTGAAGCGAAGAGCGAAGCGCCTGTCCCGCGAGGAAGGCGTCCCGCTGCACGATGCGCTCGACCGCATCGCCGCGACGGAAGGTTTTTCCGCATGGAGCATGCTCGCGAGGATAGCCGCCGCAGCGACGCCGGCCAACCGGCTTTTCCCGCAATTCCAACCGGGTGACCTGGTGCTGGTTGGCGCGCGTCCCGGCCAGGGCAAGACCCTGATGAGCCTCGAGCTTGCCGTGGAGGCGATGCGGTCGGGCCACCGCGCCGCGTTCTTCTCGCTGGAATACACCGAGAAAGACGTCTTCGATCGCTTTCGGGCGATCGGCGTGGACCTGGCGCAATTCGAAAAACTCTTCGAGGTCGATTGCTCCGACGCCATCAGTGCCGATTACGTCGTCAAGCAGATGGCCGCAGCACCGCGCGGCACGGTCGTGGTGATCGACTATCTGCAACTGCTCGACCAGCGGCGGGAAAATCCCGACCTCACCCTTCAGGTGCGCGCGTTGAAATCATTCGCGCGCGACAAGGGATTGATCGTCGTCTTCATCTCGCAGATCGACCGCTCCTATGATCCCTCGCTCAAGCCCTGCCCTGACCTGGACGATGTCAGGCTGCCGAACCCGCTCGATTTGAAGCTGTTCGACAAGAACTGTTTTCTGAACAAGGACGAAGTTCAGTTTCGCATAGCGAGCTGA
- a CDS encoding 4-oxalocrotonate tautomerase family protein, whose protein sequence is MPLITVSYTTSRQSPSLKADIASAVSELTAKILHKDPEVTAIIVKSVEAGDWFAGGKSLAEQKLASYWIDIHVSEGTNTKDEKATYLAAMFQRMAGILGPLHHETYLHVDEVKGDAYGFGGLTQERRYIAGKLEVSPEKA, encoded by the coding sequence ATGCCGCTGATCACCGTGTCTTACACAACCTCCCGCCAGTCGCCCTCGCTGAAGGCCGACATCGCGAGCGCCGTGTCCGAGCTCACCGCAAAAATCCTGCACAAGGATCCTGAGGTCACCGCCATCATCGTTAAGTCGGTGGAGGCGGGCGACTGGTTCGCCGGCGGCAAGTCGCTCGCAGAGCAAAAGCTCGCGAGCTACTGGATCGACATCCATGTCAGCGAAGGCACCAACACCAAGGACGAGAAGGCCACCTATCTCGCCGCGATGTTCCAGCGCATGGCGGGGATCCTGGGCCCGCTGCACCACGAGACCTATCTGCATGTCGACGAGGTTAAGGGCGACGCCTATGGCTTTGGCGGCCTGACCCAGGAGCGGCGCTACATCGCCGGCAAGCTCGAGGTTTCGCCGGAGAAGGCGTGA
- a CDS encoding LysR substrate-binding domain-containing protein, with the protein MTATLDIATVQAFLLVADLQSFTRTAEALGTTQAAVSLKLQRLETLLGKRLVERSPRAVRLTADGATFLDRARALIAAHDRALSGEASVAQSLSLGISDHAAGPELVPLLERLHAMSSNLTLAVTIGFSREMQEAYDSGQLDAVIVRQEGSRRGGEKLAEDEFGWFASRRFSVPKGQPLPLATLAPPCGVRAIAVRALDKAGLKWRERFVGGGVTAVVAAALAGLAIAPLARRIAPPGLVDIGPTHKLPKLGSSKVMLHSKVSDPAKLAALRAVAATFRSVAAV; encoded by the coding sequence ATGACAGCAACGCTCGACATCGCCACCGTCCAGGCCTTCCTGCTGGTCGCCGACCTCCAGAGCTTTACGCGGACCGCCGAAGCGCTTGGCACGACCCAGGCGGCGGTCAGTCTGAAGCTGCAACGGCTGGAAACGCTGCTCGGCAAGCGCCTCGTCGAACGTTCGCCGCGCGCGGTCCGGCTCACGGCAGACGGCGCGACGTTCCTCGATCGCGCCCGCGCGCTGATCGCGGCACATGACCGCGCACTGTCGGGCGAGGCCTCGGTCGCGCAATCCCTCTCGCTCGGCATCTCCGACCATGCTGCGGGGCCGGAGCTGGTGCCCTTGCTCGAACGGCTGCATGCGATGTCGTCGAACCTGACGCTCGCCGTCACCATCGGCTTCTCCCGCGAGATGCAGGAGGCCTATGATTCGGGCCAACTGGATGCGGTGATCGTACGCCAGGAAGGCAGCCGGCGCGGCGGCGAGAAGCTGGCCGAGGACGAGTTCGGCTGGTTCGCGTCACGACGCTTCTCGGTGCCAAAGGGGCAGCCTTTGCCGCTCGCGACGCTCGCCCCGCCCTGTGGGGTCCGCGCCATCGCCGTGCGCGCGCTCGACAAAGCCGGCCTGAAATGGCGTGAGCGCTTCGTCGGCGGCGGCGTCACCGCCGTGGTTGCAGCCGCGCTCGCCGGACTTGCAATCGCGCCGCTGGCGCGACGGATCGCGCCCCCCGGGCTGGTCGACATCGGACCGACCCACAAGCTGCCGAAACTCGGCAGCTCGAAGGTGATGCTACATTCCAAGGTCAGCGATCCCGCCAAGCTTGCGGCGCTACGTGCGGTGGCGGCGACGTTTCGGAGCGTGGCGGCGGTCTGA
- a CDS encoding PAS domain-containing sensor histidine kinase, whose protein sequence is MIEKSSQQRDLFESERSFRLLVEGVADYALYMLDPTGRITSWNIGGERIKGYSPGEILGQHFSRFYTETDRANGKPARALGIARDKGRYEEEGWRVRKDGTFFWASVVIDPIYEDGKLVGFAKITRDITERRNTQLKLEAMQKQLAESQKFDALGQLTGGVAHDFNNLLMIISGSLHMLKRGADDEAKLQRAISAIETATRRGAALTNQLLTFARRQSVNPQAIDFADRIAAIREVLDAGVGSSVRLAFDVSDDVWPIRTDVSELETALLNLVINARDAMPDGGTVTIAARNLVLDEDPLVGEFIAIDVSDTGFGIPSDVLDKIFEPFFTTKPIGKGTGLGLSQVHGFAHQAGGTIRVASALGKGTTFTILLPRGEDAPSREAAGEPAFQGSGTVLLVEDNPDVAAVSIGLLEQLGYQVRRVADAEAALSEIEKNGVDFVFSDIVMPGKMDGLSLAHHLRQIRPGLPILLATGYSEVAAGVRGDFPILRKPYEIHELSEAIAKLPR, encoded by the coding sequence ATGATCGAGAAGTCTAGTCAACAGAGGGATTTGTTCGAAAGCGAACGCAGTTTCCGCCTGTTAGTTGAAGGAGTTGCGGACTACGCACTCTACATGCTGGATCCCACCGGGAGAATCACCAGCTGGAACATCGGCGGAGAGCGCATCAAGGGCTATTCGCCCGGGGAGATCCTGGGCCAGCACTTTTCCCGTTTCTACACCGAGACCGACCGCGCCAACGGCAAGCCTGCCCGTGCGCTCGGGATCGCGCGGGACAAGGGCCGCTACGAGGAGGAAGGCTGGCGCGTCCGCAAGGACGGCACCTTCTTCTGGGCGAGCGTCGTGATCGATCCGATCTACGAGGACGGCAAGCTGGTCGGCTTTGCCAAGATCACGCGCGACATCACCGAGCGGCGCAATACCCAGCTCAAGCTCGAGGCGATGCAGAAGCAGCTCGCCGAATCACAGAAATTCGATGCGCTCGGCCAGCTCACCGGCGGGGTCGCCCACGATTTCAACAACCTCCTGATGATCATCAGCGGCAGCCTCCACATGCTGAAACGAGGGGCCGACGACGAAGCCAAGCTTCAGCGCGCGATCTCGGCGATCGAGACCGCCACCAGGCGCGGCGCGGCGCTGACCAACCAGCTCCTCACCTTCGCGCGGCGGCAGAGCGTCAATCCGCAGGCGATCGACTTCGCCGACCGGATCGCGGCGATCCGCGAGGTGCTCGATGCCGGGGTCGGCAGCTCCGTGCGCCTGGCTTTCGACGTCAGCGACGACGTCTGGCCGATCAGGACCGACGTTTCCGAGCTCGAGACCGCGCTGCTCAACCTCGTCATCAATGCCCGCGACGCGATGCCCGACGGAGGCACGGTGACGATCGCAGCGCGCAATCTCGTGCTCGACGAGGACCCCCTCGTGGGCGAATTCATCGCGATCGACGTCAGCGATACCGGCTTCGGCATTCCCTCCGACGTTCTCGACAAGATCTTCGAGCCGTTCTTCACGACCAAGCCGATCGGAAAAGGCACCGGCCTCGGTCTGTCCCAGGTGCACGGCTTCGCCCATCAGGCCGGCGGCACGATCCGGGTCGCGAGCGCGCTCGGCAAGGGCACGACCTTCACGATCCTCCTGCCGCGCGGAGAAGACGCGCCATCGCGCGAGGCGGCGGGAGAACCGGCGTTCCAAGGCAGCGGCACGGTGCTGCTGGTCGAGGACAATCCGGACGTCGCCGCCGTCAGCATCGGTCTTCTGGAGCAGCTCGGCTATCAGGTGCGTCGGGTCGCGGATGCCGAAGCCGCCTTGAGCGAGATCGAGAAGAACGGCGTCGACTTCGTGTTCTCGGATATCGTCATGCCCGGCAAGATGGACGGGCTCAGCCTGGCCCATCACCTCCGCCAGATCCGGCCCGGCCTGCCGATCCTGCTCGCCACCGGCTACAGCGAAGTCGCCGCTGGCGTGCGCGGCGACTTCCCGATCCTGCGCAAGCCCTACGAGATCCACGAATTGAGCGAAGCGATCGCCAAGCTGCCGCGGTGA
- a CDS encoding acylphosphatase, protein MSRAILQVMIRGRVQGVGYRAWLEHQATTCGLEGWVRNRRDGSVEALFAGPPKHVADMVALCRHGPPSSRVDSVTSETADVDELNLRRAGEAFSVLPTV, encoded by the coding sequence ATGAGCCGGGCGATTCTCCAGGTCATGATCCGCGGCCGCGTGCAGGGCGTCGGCTATCGAGCCTGGCTCGAGCATCAGGCGACGACGTGCGGTCTCGAAGGCTGGGTCCGCAACCGCCGCGACGGCAGCGTCGAAGCGCTGTTCGCAGGGCCGCCGAAGCACGTCGCCGACATGGTGGCGCTGTGCCGCCACGGCCCGCCGTCCTCGCGCGTCGACAGCGTCACCAGCGAGACGGCCGACGTCGATGAGCTGAATTTGCGCCGGGCAGGCGAGGCGTTTTCGGTGTTGCCGACGGTGTAG
- a CDS encoding oxaloacetate decarboxylase, whose amino-acid sequence MAFRSRREKLRSILSGGTCVHPGSVYDAISIRIAEDLGFPLGMFGGSVASLAVLGDPDITLITLTELAEQMRRMSRAAALPVLVDADHGYGNALNVRRTVQELETAGAAGLTIEDTLLPAGFGEAKTQLISLEEGVGKMKAALDGRGDPSLVIMGRTGAASINSIDDAIRRARAYEAAGVDALFFTGIKSRAELEAIASATRLPIVLGGAPEELNVLEYLAGQRVRIALQGHAPIAAATQAVYETQKALRDGTAPKNLKGLPSSDLISRVTREADVKARSADVLGLTK is encoded by the coding sequence ATGGCCTTTCGTTCCCGTCGCGAAAAACTGCGATCGATCCTGTCGGGCGGGACTTGCGTCCATCCCGGCTCGGTCTACGACGCCATCTCGATCCGCATCGCCGAGGATCTCGGTTTCCCGCTCGGCATGTTCGGCGGCTCGGTGGCATCGCTCGCGGTGCTCGGCGACCCCGACATCACGCTGATCACGCTCACCGAGCTTGCGGAGCAGATGCGGCGGATGTCGCGTGCGGCAGCGCTTCCGGTGCTGGTCGATGCCGATCACGGCTATGGCAACGCGCTCAACGTGCGCCGCACGGTGCAGGAGCTGGAGACGGCGGGTGCCGCCGGCCTGACCATCGAGGACACGCTGCTGCCGGCCGGCTTCGGCGAAGCGAAGACGCAGCTGATCTCGCTGGAGGAGGGCGTCGGCAAGATGAAGGCGGCACTCGACGGCCGCGGCGACCCCTCGCTCGTCATCATGGGCCGCACCGGTGCGGCCTCGATCAACTCGATCGACGATGCGATCCGCCGCGCGAGGGCTTATGAGGCCGCCGGCGTCGATGCGCTGTTCTTCACCGGCATCAAGTCGCGCGCCGAGCTCGAAGCCATCGCATCCGCGACGCGCCTGCCGATCGTGCTCGGCGGCGCGCCGGAGGAGTTGAACGTGCTCGAATACCTCGCGGGCCAGCGCGTGCGCATCGCACTTCAGGGCCACGCGCCGATCGCGGCCGCAACGCAGGCCGTCTACGAGACGCAGAAGGCGCTGCGCGACGGCACTGCGCCGAAGAATCTCAAAGGCCTCCCATCCTCGGACTTGATCAGCCGCGTCACGCGCGAGGCCGACGTCAAGGCGCGCAGCGCCGATGTCCTCGGACTGACAAAATGA
- a CDS encoding IS3 family transposase (programmed frameshift), translating into MAKRQRRSYSDEYKRQAVDLVLSSGRSAKSVSKELGLDGSVLSRWVKDRSTVAAGGSAVAPTSQAAVPSADQADLVARLQRENEQLRMERDILKKSIAIFAGPPDMRFRFIEDRRADYPVKIMCRVLGVSPAGYYAWRSRPESPRAVANRDLLEGIKRVHRESHGRYGSPRIHVELKAQGHHASRGRIERQMRRHGVRAISAGPRRCRTTDSGHGFPIAPNLLGRNFSAAMRNQVWLADITYVWTGQGWLYLAAVMDLYSRRIVGWAMDDHLRAELPLAALRMAIKGQKPGAGLIHHSDRGIQYASTEYRQALQAAGFRPSMSRRADCYDNAPMESFFHTLKTELIHHSQYETRNEAERDIFAYVEGFYNQTRRHSAIGYISPVEMELKSA; encoded by the exons ATGGCGAAACGGCAGCGACGGTCCTATTCGGACGAGTACAAGCGGCAGGCAGTCGATCTGGTCTTGTCGAGCGGCCGCTCGGCGAAGTCGGTATCGAAGGAGCTCGGGCTTGACGGCTCCGTGCTGAGCCGATGGGTGAAGGATCGGAGCACGGTGGCAGCCGGCGGCAGCGCCGTGGCGCCCACATCGCAAGCGGCGGTGCCGTCGGCGGACCAAGCTGACCTGGTCGCACGGTTGCAGCGGGAAAACGAACAGCTGCGCATGGAGCGCGACATTTTAAAAAAGTCGATAGCGATCTTTGCTGGACCCC CGGACATGAGGTTCCGTTTCATCGAAGATCGCCGGGCGGACTATCCGGTTAAGATCATGTGCCGTGTGCTCGGCGTCTCGCCCGCGGGCTACTATGCTTGGAGGTCGCGCCCGGAAAGCCCTCGGGCCGTGGCCAATCGAGATCTGCTGGAAGGCATCAAGCGGGTTCATCGCGAGAGCCATGGCCGCTATGGCAGCCCGCGCATCCATGTCGAGCTCAAAGCCCAGGGACATCATGCAAGCCGTGGCCGGATCGAGCGGCAGATGCGCCGTCATGGCGTTCGAGCCATCTCCGCCGGGCCGCGACGATGCCGCACCACCGATAGCGGGCATGGCTTCCCGATCGCGCCGAACCTGCTCGGCCGGAACTTCTCGGCCGCCATGCGCAATCAGGTTTGGCTCGCCGACATCACCTATGTCTGGACCGGCCAGGGATGGTTGTACCTGGCCGCCGTTATGGATCTGTACAGTCGCCGCATCGTGGGCTGGGCAATGGACGACCATCTACGCGCCGAATTGCCGCTCGCCGCATTACGAATGGCGATCAAGGGACAAAAGCCCGGCGCCGGCCTGATCCATCATTCCGATCGCGGCATCCAATATGCTTCAACCGAGTACCGCCAAGCGCTGCAAGCCGCCGGCTTTCGGCCTTCGATGAGCCGCAGAGCCGACTGCTACGACAACGCCCCGATGGAAAGCTTCTTCCACACGCTCAAGACCGAACTGATCCATCACAGTCAATATGAGACCCGCAATGAAGCCGAGCGCGACATCTTCGCTTACGTCGAAGGCTTCTACAATCAGACCCGAAGGCACTCGGCTATCGGCTATATCAGCCCGGTCGAGATGGAGCTAAAATCGGCTTGA